A stretch of the uncultured Desulfobacter sp. genome encodes the following:
- a CDS encoding PilZ domain-containing protein, with protein sequence MVGRKRTIERRKNKRYKAVDGAYAAISPNSNKIGQIIDISMGGLCFKYINTENKSEDSVNRNQESIFLSSMGYYVGDLPFQTVADYEITDTPSFSSMQVRKRHVKFTALTFKQLFDLDYYLKNNVSEPIKPLQSSKPK encoded by the coding sequence ATGGTTGGAAGAAAAAGAACCATTGAGCGTCGAAAAAACAAACGATATAAAGCAGTGGACGGTGCCTATGCAGCTATCAGCCCCAATTCCAACAAAATTGGTCAAATCATCGACATTAGTATGGGGGGGCTGTGTTTCAAATACATAAACACCGAAAACAAATCAGAAGACTCCGTAAATAGAAACCAGGAATCTATTTTTTTGAGCAGTATGGGATATTATGTTGGTGATCTTCCATTTCAAACCGTTGCTGACTATGAAATAACGGATACACCTTCATTCAGTTCAATGCAAGTCAGAAAACGCCACGTCAAATTTACTGCCCTTACATTTAAACAGTTGTTTGATTTGGACTACTATCTGAAAAACAATGTATCAGAACCAATAAAACCCCTTCAAAGTTCAAAGCCGAAATAA
- a CDS encoding glutaredoxin domain-containing protein, with translation MLTVYGAAWCPHCTETVSYLEHKNIAFNYVDIESAPDDLVQQVIEVNGGDDWVVPTLENDGKWRPGKVFNPHEIDSDLKALGLKLD, from the coding sequence ATGTTAACCGTTTACGGCGCGGCATGGTGTCCACATTGCACAGAGACCGTTTCCTATTTGGAACATAAAAATATTGCGTTTAATTATGTTGATATTGAATCGGCACCCGATGATTTGGTACAGCAGGTCATTGAAGTTAATGGCGGTGATGACTGGGTGGTGCCCACACTCGAGAACGATGGTAAGTGGCGGCCCGGCAAGGTGTTTAACCCTCATGAGATAGACAGCGATTTGAAAGCGCTTGGCCTGAAACTGGACTGA
- a CDS encoding SurA N-terminal domain-containing protein, whose translation MLRYLRENTGNWIIKFFLAIIIVVFVFLGVGSMNAGKKNQVASVNDQAITFAEYRDAYQRMIQRLQQQFGNSLNDDLIKSMNVKQYAVNSLIDQKILEIEAQKLKIVVSDEELKQNLLSVKAFQKDGLFNMDMYKRVLGQNAMTPETFEAMQRNTIRNAKLQRMVINGITVGNQEAQAWYLFNNTKAGINYVLIDPDTFSDVFANEDQIRAQYDDHHDLYMSEPKCKAAFIVFAPKDFEGQVKIEEASVRDFYDQNQAQFTTPEQVEASHILIKVGENADEQAVAKAREEALSVYEKAIQSVDFSELAKAYSQGPSAANGGYLGRFDKTSMVKPFADAAFSMKAGDISQPVRTRFGWHIIKVTDKTPETVTPFETAKAQIQKELAASQLQDMAYNKAEDAYDAVLDGDSFEQVALVAAKQAVSTPAFTILGSELKGMGISDPGEFASTAFSLVDNEISEVKKIGNNYYLMHVLEKIEPSLRAYDDVKKEIAVKLTADLQKQAAKKAAESMLDKAGNDAANIEKIARDNDLTIESSTLFTRNEAVPGIGGSEIIAQAAFSLDEKDDIYKQVLEVSGKFYIIGLKEKQIPDTTAIADNIDKVKLQLEARKQQDYYSQWLAARKENADIRINTDIIN comes from the coding sequence ATGCTGCGTTACCTTCGAGAAAACACAGGAAATTGGATCATAAAGTTTTTTCTGGCTATCATTATTGTCGTGTTTGTTTTTTTAGGTGTTGGCAGTATGAACGCCGGCAAGAAAAATCAAGTGGCCTCGGTGAATGATCAGGCCATCACGTTTGCGGAATACCGGGATGCGTATCAGCGCATGATTCAACGTCTTCAGCAGCAGTTTGGGAATTCTTTGAATGACGACTTAATAAAGTCGATGAATGTTAAGCAGTATGCAGTGAACAGCCTGATTGATCAAAAAATTCTGGAAATTGAGGCCCAAAAGTTAAAAATTGTTGTGTCTGATGAGGAGCTGAAACAAAATTTGCTCTCCGTCAAGGCTTTCCAGAAGGACGGTCTTTTTAATATGGATATGTACAAGCGTGTGCTTGGGCAGAACGCCATGACGCCTGAAACATTTGAAGCGATGCAGCGCAACACCATTAGAAATGCCAAACTCCAGCGCATGGTGATCAATGGTATAACCGTTGGAAATCAAGAGGCCCAGGCATGGTATTTATTTAACAACACAAAAGCCGGTATTAACTATGTTCTGATTGATCCTGACACCTTTTCTGATGTCTTTGCCAACGAAGATCAGATTCGTGCCCAATATGATGATCATCATGATTTATATATGTCTGAACCTAAATGTAAAGCGGCATTCATTGTGTTTGCACCTAAGGATTTCGAGGGCCAGGTTAAGATTGAAGAGGCTTCGGTTCGGGATTTTTATGATCAGAATCAGGCGCAATTTACCACACCGGAACAGGTTGAGGCCAGCCATATCCTAATAAAGGTTGGTGAAAATGCGGATGAGCAGGCTGTTGCCAAGGCAAGAGAAGAGGCCTTAAGCGTTTATGAAAAAGCAATCCAATCGGTAGATTTTTCAGAACTTGCCAAAGCATATTCCCAGGGTCCGTCTGCTGCAAACGGTGGGTATCTGGGCCGGTTTGACAAGACAAGTATGGTCAAACCCTTTGCTGATGCTGCATTTTCCATGAAAGCAGGCGATATTTCACAACCGGTTAGAACCCGTTTTGGTTGGCATATTATTAAGGTGACGGATAAAACACCTGAAACCGTGACGCCTTTTGAGACAGCTAAAGCACAAATTCAAAAGGAACTGGCCGCAAGCCAACTTCAGGATATGGCATATAATAAGGCAGAGGATGCCTATGACGCAGTGCTTGACGGAGATTCCTTTGAACAAGTTGCGTTAGTTGCAGCCAAACAGGCAGTAAGTACACCTGCTTTTACTATCCTGGGATCAGAACTTAAGGGTATGGGTATTTCAGATCCTGGTGAGTTTGCCTCCACCGCTTTTTCCCTTGTTGATAATGAGATCAGTGAAGTCAAGAAGATTGGGAATAATTATTATTTGATGCATGTGCTTGAAAAGATAGAGCCAAGCTTACGTGCCTACGACGATGTAAAAAAGGAAATTGCCGTTAAATTGACGGCTGATTTGCAAAAACAAGCTGCCAAGAAAGCGGCTGAGTCGATGCTTGACAAAGCAGGTAATGACGCAGCAAATATTGAAAAAATTGCCCGTGACAACGATCTTACGATTGAATCCAGCACGTTGTTCACTCGCAACGAAGCTGTCCCCGGTATTGGCGGGTCTGAGATAATTGCACAAGCTGCCTTTTCTCTTGATGAAAAAGATGATATCTATAAACAAGTCCTTGAGGTGTCCGGAAAATTTTACATTATCGGTCTGAAAGAAAAACAGATACCTGACACTACTGCCATTGCCGATAATATTGATAAAGTTAAACTGCAGCTTGAGGCACGAAAACAACAGGATTATTATTCTCAATGGCTGGCGGCCCGGAAAGAGAACGCTGACATTCGGATAAATACAGATATTATTAACTGA
- a CDS encoding HAMP domain-containing sensor histidine kinase: MPKFLHTGFFRSIAFRLTVWYAGIFSISSCVAFGLFYFLATQTIMNQVDQELMDKAGYFRTVISRGGIVGAQNLAVIEAQAAGEKQIFFRLLYPTGEVFASSSMSYWKDVRINKEMVDRLLTSRVSVFQTVHIAGQELKARMMYTFVASNVILQSGLAMNSYSRFLTGFKKIFSISMGFVILFSAVSGMFLSREALYGVAAIRATASTITGSNLNERVPESGSRDELDLLAVTFNRMLDRISALVKSMREMSDNIAHDLKSPLTRIRGFAELALIQETEGDIESYRTMAANTIEESDHLLDMINTMLVISRAEAGEAEFECAPVDLSAMIIDAWDLFVPLAEDKQIAFTQQVDPGMWIQGDAGMLQRAFGNLIDNAIKYTPEKGQVHLTLHACGKELVEIQVKDSGPGIDPANREKVFERFFREESSRTTPGTGLGLSLAKTIIEQHGGAISVHPGGDEGSIFIVTLPHRNFQII; the protein is encoded by the coding sequence ATGCCTAAATTTTTACACACCGGTTTTTTCAGGAGCATCGCCTTTCGCCTGACCGTATGGTATGCAGGTATCTTTTCCATCTCATCCTGTGTGGCCTTCGGCCTCTTTTATTTTCTTGCCACCCAGACCATCATGAATCAGGTGGACCAGGAACTCATGGACAAGGCCGGATATTTTCGTACGGTCATCAGCCGGGGTGGTATTGTCGGTGCCCAGAATTTGGCCGTGATCGAAGCCCAGGCTGCCGGGGAAAAGCAGATTTTCTTCAGGCTGCTTTATCCCACAGGCGAGGTCTTTGCCTCCTCCTCAATGTCCTATTGGAAGGATGTCCGCATAAATAAGGAAATGGTGGACCGGCTTCTGACGTCCCGGGTTTCGGTGTTTCAAACGGTTCATATTGCAGGTCAGGAACTAAAGGCAAGAATGATGTATACCTTTGTGGCATCCAATGTTATTTTGCAATCCGGTCTTGCTATGAATTCATATTCCCGGTTTTTGACGGGTTTTAAGAAAATATTTTCCATTTCCATGGGGTTTGTAATTTTATTTTCAGCGGTTTCCGGTATGTTTTTATCCCGGGAGGCCCTTTACGGTGTTGCGGCCATCAGGGCGACAGCCAGTACCATAACCGGATCCAATCTGAACGAACGGGTTCCCGAATCCGGCAGCCGGGATGAACTTGATCTTCTGGCCGTGACCTTTAACCGGATGCTGGATCGGATTTCAGCTCTGGTAAAAAGTATGCGCGAGATGTCCGATAATATTGCCCATGATCTTAAAAGCCCACTGACGCGGATAAGGGGGTTTGCTGAACTGGCACTGATCCAGGAGACTGAAGGGGATATCGAGTCCTACCGAACTATGGCGGCCAACACCATTGAAGAATCCGATCATCTGCTGGACATGATTAATACCATGCTGGTAATCTCCCGGGCCGAGGCTGGAGAAGCTGAATTTGAGTGTGCGCCTGTGGATTTAAGTGCCATGATTATTGACGCGTGGGACCTGTTTGTTCCCCTGGCCGAGGACAAACAGATCGCCTTTACCCAGCAGGTTGATCCCGGGATGTGGATACAAGGGGATGCCGGTATGCTCCAACGTGCCTTTGGTAATCTGATTGACAATGCCATCAAATATACCCCTGAAAAAGGCCAGGTCCATTTGACGCTGCACGCTTGTGGTAAAGAACTGGTGGAGATCCAGGTCAAAGATTCCGGACCCGGCATTGATCCTGCGAACCGGGAAAAAGTTTTCGAACGATTTTTTCGGGAAGAATCTTCCCGGACAACGCCGGGCACAGGGCTTGGTCTAAGTCTTGCCAAAACCATTATAGAACAGCACGGTGGGGCAATTTCAGTGCATCCCGGTGGAGACGAGGGAAGTATTTTTATCGTGACATTACCGCATCGTAATTTTCAGATCATTTAA
- a CDS encoding Do family serine endopeptidase, whose translation MRPVDKKITIFTVCLMLFGLLVFPALSGARTRMVPVSFSELAQQAKPGVVNIQTVKTIKGGGRVFRHFFGSPFGNQPGLDDFFGGIPRSRREKSLGSGFIIDKTGYIVTNNHVIKDADQIKVILHDDQEYDARIIGADPITDLALIKIDAKNLKPLEFGSSKDAKVGSWVVAIGSPFGLEQTVTAGIVSAKGRILGSGPYDDYIQTDASINPGNSGGPLLNMDGEVVGINTAIIKSGQGIGFAIPSDLATSVIDQLKDSKRVSRGWLGVSIQDVSKEMSEYYNLDPDEGVYVAKAYEDNPAYEAGIRQGDVIISVEGVKISSSRDLTMTIANLRVGSKVDVDVIRQGKNKTFTVKLGERPDNPGGSQLGEELNSFDDFGFMFKPLNKDLADQLGYPPSIKGLVVTQIDQGSQAAMSGVRTGDLLVEINHKKINSVGDYTGTMNKIKKGQAVYMVFMRGNVQKFVVRFEK comes from the coding sequence ATGAGACCTGTGGATAAAAAAATTACAATTTTCACTGTATGTCTAATGCTCTTTGGCCTTTTGGTCTTTCCTGCACTGTCTGGGGCCAGGACTCGGATGGTTCCGGTAAGTTTTTCAGAACTTGCACAGCAGGCCAAACCTGGTGTGGTAAATATCCAGACCGTAAAGACAATCAAGGGTGGCGGTCGGGTTTTTCGGCATTTTTTCGGTTCCCCATTCGGCAACCAACCCGGATTAGACGACTTTTTTGGTGGGATACCCAGAAGTCGCAGGGAAAAAAGCCTTGGATCCGGCTTTATCATTGATAAAACAGGGTACATTGTTACCAATAACCATGTGATCAAAGATGCGGATCAGATCAAGGTTATCCTTCATGATGACCAAGAGTATGATGCTCGGATCATCGGTGCGGACCCAATAACAGACCTTGCATTGATAAAGATTGATGCCAAAAATCTTAAACCATTGGAATTCGGATCTTCCAAGGATGCGAAGGTGGGTTCCTGGGTTGTGGCCATCGGTTCCCCCTTTGGCCTTGAGCAGACCGTGACTGCCGGCATCGTTTCCGCCAAGGGGAGGATCCTGGGTTCAGGACCCTATGATGATTATATTCAGACCGATGCGTCTATTAATCCGGGTAACTCCGGCGGGCCGTTGCTGAATATGGACGGGGAAGTGGTCGGTATTAATACTGCTATTATTAAATCCGGTCAGGGTATTGGTTTTGCCATCCCTTCGGATCTTGCCACCAGTGTCATTGACCAGCTGAAGGACTCCAAGCGTGTATCCAGAGGATGGTTGGGCGTCTCCATCCAGGATGTCAGTAAAGAGATGAGTGAATATTATAATCTGGATCCGGATGAAGGTGTTTACGTGGCAAAAGCCTATGAGGATAATCCTGCATACGAGGCCGGCATCCGTCAGGGTGATGTGATTATCAGTGTTGAAGGGGTAAAAATCAGCTCTTCTAGAGATTTGACCATGACCATTGCCAATTTAAGAGTGGGCTCCAAAGTCGATGTTGACGTGATTCGTCAAGGAAAAAATAAAACATTTACGGTTAAACTTGGTGAACGCCCGGATAACCCGGGAGGTTCCCAGCTCGGAGAAGAACTCAATAGCTTTGATGATTTTGGTTTTATGTTTAAACCTTTGAATAAGGATTTAGCAGATCAGCTTGGCTATCCCCCGTCCATTAAAGGACTTGTCGTGACCCAGATTGATCAAGGGTCCCAGGCGGCAATGTCCGGCGTGAGAACAGGGGATCTTTTGGTGGAAATAAACCATAAAAAAATTAACAGCGTAGGCGACTATACCGGAACGATGAATAAGATAAAGAAAGGACAGGCTGTTTATATGGTCTTTATGCGAGGTAACGTCCAGAAATTTGTGGTCCGGTTTGAAAAATAG